In one Silene latifolia isolate original U9 population chromosome 10, ASM4854445v1, whole genome shotgun sequence genomic region, the following are encoded:
- the LOC141605684 gene encoding uncharacterized protein LOC141605684: MAIAFLRKQNLLTNSRHFISSTTSNYNPHLHKQLIYNHQHHYAKHYSRFSNFFRKSSEKHVNVPTPFLLDTPLSRFSSSFSRIGFVGWYLGLINSRPILTKSLTSSLIYVAADLTSQTIALPSSEPYDFIRTLRMGGYGLVILGPTLHYWFNFMSKILPGRDLITTVKKMILGQTVYGPTLTVVFFSLNAALQGEDAKEIVARLKRDLFPTMLNGVMYWPLCDFITFRFASVHLQPLVSNGFSYIWTVYMTYMASLEKASE; encoded by the exons ATGGCGATCGCATTCCTAAGGAAACAAAACTTACTAACAAATTCCCGACATTTCATATCCTCTACCACTTCAAACTACAATCCTCATTTACATAAACAATTGATTTACAATCATCAACATCATTATGCCAAGCATTATTCTAGGTTTTCTAATTTCTTTAGGAAATCTTCTGAAAAACACGTTAATGTCCCTACTCCCTTTCTACTTGATACGCCTCTTTCTcggttttcttcttctttttcaagAATTGGATTTGTTGGTTGGTATTTGGGGTTGATTAATTCCCGCCCTATTCTTACTAAGAGTCTTACTTCTTCTCTTATTTATGTTGCAGCTGATCTTACTTCTCAG ACAATTGCATTGCCATCTTCAGAGCCATATGACTTCATCAGGACATTGCGTATGGGTGGGTATGGGTTGGTGATTTTAGGACCTACCCTACATTATTGGTTTAATTTCATGTCAAAAATCCTTCCGGGGAGAGACTTAATCACAACAGTGAAGAAAATGATTTTAGGGCAGACAGTTTACGGGCCAACTCTGACTGTTGTTTTCTTCTCACTGAATGCTGCTCTCCAAG GTGAAGATGCCAAAGAAATTGTTGCTAGATTGAAACGGGATTTATTTCCGACAATGCTTAATGGTGTGATGTACTGGCCACTTTGTGATTTCATCACTTTCAGATTTGCTTCAGTCCACTTACAG CCTTTAGTTAGCAACGGGTTTTCATACATCTGGACTGTGTACATGACATACATGGCAAGTTTGGAGAAAGCAAGTGAATGA